The following coding sequences are from one Phyllostomus discolor isolate MPI-MPIP mPhyDis1 chromosome 11, mPhyDis1.pri.v3, whole genome shotgun sequence window:
- the HELT gene encoding hairy and enhancer of split-related protein HELT, with protein sequence MALAKQSSGKLEKAEILEMTVQYLRALHSADFPRGREKELLAEFANYFHYGYHECMKNLVHYLTTVERMETKDTKYARILAFLQSKARLGAEPAFQPLGSLSEPDFSYQLHPAGPEFGGHSPGEASVFPQGAATGPFPWSQGTARSPGLPYLPSTPLPLPSPTAQQHSSFLGPVQGLDRHYLNLIGHAHPSGLNLHAPQHPQVL encoded by the exons ATGGCCCTGGCAAAGCAG AGTTCCGGGAAGCTGGAGAAGGCGGAGATCCTGGAGATGACCGTTCAGTACCTGAGGGCGCTGCACTCCGCTGATTTTCCCCGGGGAAGGGAAAAAG AATTGTTAGCGGAGTTTGCCAACTACTTCCACTACGGCTACCACGAGTGCATGAAGAACCTGGTGCACTACCTCACCACCGTGGAGCGGATGGAGACCAAGGACACCAAGTACGCGCGCATCCTCGCCTTCTTGCAATCCAAGGCCCGCTTGGGCGCCGAGCCCGCCTTCCAGCCCCTGGGGTCATTATCGGAGCCAGATTTCTCCTATCAGCTGCACCCAGCGGGTCCCGAGTTCGGGGGCCACAGCCCGGGCGAGGCCTCCGTGTTCCCGCAGGGTGCAGCCACCGGACCCTTCCCCTGGTCGCAGGGCACGGCCCGCAGCCCCGGGCTGCCTTACCTGCCCAGCACGCCCTTGCCGCTCCCGAGCCCCACCGCGCAGCAGCACAGCTCCTTCCTAGGGCCAGTGCAGGGCCTGGACCGGCACTATCTCAACCTGATTGGCCACGCCCACCCCAGCGGCCTCAACCTGCACGCGCCCCAGCACCCGCAGGTGCTCTGA